In Acinetobacter sp. TGL-Y2, a genomic segment contains:
- a CDS encoding M16 family metallopeptidase — MLKIFNSKWLSLCIALLLTQPAHAEIEEHLETDADLSGQSPLKALSKLQSLKQLNLHQQYQAPFVQELKNSLQVRSLFVAAQDLPIVDIQLTFNAGSAQDETLGKGLFGMASMAARLMPEGTDQYTAKQLSSAFDALGAKFNVNAYRDMFTVRLRVLSDLQKLEPALALFLHTINHANFNQSGLNLVLSNTKVGQKQVQENPSRLMNIRFYRALYGQHPYAEPSVGTQASIQKISPAMLQHFRDQMLVAQNANIAITGNLSAEHAIQISEHISQSLKQGQKVPELSEPVEASDFNIQHIVHASSQAHVTIGHLGIRRNEPDRAALEVANRIFGGGSFNSILSKELRVKRGYTYNASSSISSMLSRGVFSLSYATQQEQLIDSIDVAHQSLVNFLKQPITQNQLNENKEGMLRAFPMTLSSNANINAQIASIGFYGLASDYLNQYQQQIERLTTTDIERALKKHLHADQLTVVIVSQELDKALLKNILKHNLVSNTQEEKKLK, encoded by the coding sequence ATGCTTAAGATCTTTAACAGTAAATGGCTGAGTTTATGTATTGCGCTATTGCTGACCCAGCCAGCACATGCAGAGATTGAAGAGCATTTAGAGACAGATGCAGACCTTTCAGGTCAAAGCCCACTTAAAGCCTTATCGAAGCTACAAAGTTTAAAACAGCTAAATCTTCATCAGCAGTATCAAGCCCCCTTCGTACAAGAACTCAAAAACTCACTTCAAGTACGCTCACTGTTTGTTGCAGCACAAGATCTACCTATTGTGGATATTCAACTGACATTTAATGCGGGCTCTGCGCAAGATGAAACTTTAGGAAAAGGACTTTTTGGCATGGCCAGTATGGCAGCGCGCTTAATGCCCGAAGGTACTGATCAATATACAGCCAAACAGCTCAGCAGCGCCTTCGATGCGTTGGGCGCTAAATTCAACGTCAATGCTTACCGCGATATGTTTACGGTTCGCTTAAGGGTACTTTCAGATCTACAAAAACTTGAACCAGCATTGGCACTTTTTCTACATACCATCAATCATGCCAATTTTAATCAATCTGGTTTAAATCTGGTTTTGAGCAACACCAAAGTCGGGCAAAAACAAGTTCAAGAAAATCCCAGTCGCCTGATGAATATCCGATTTTACCGTGCTTTATACGGTCAGCATCCCTATGCCGAACCCAGTGTTGGTACTCAGGCCAGCATTCAAAAGATCAGTCCAGCAATGTTGCAACATTTCCGAGATCAAATGCTGGTGGCGCAAAATGCCAATATTGCAATCACGGGGAATTTAAGCGCTGAACATGCTATCCAAATTTCAGAGCACATAAGCCAAAGCTTAAAACAAGGTCAAAAAGTGCCTGAATTGAGCGAGCCTGTTGAAGCTTCCGATTTTAATATTCAGCATATTGTACATGCCTCTAGTCAAGCTCATGTCACCATTGGACATTTGGGTATTCGACGCAATGAGCCTGATCGCGCTGCTCTCGAAGTCGCCAATCGAATTTTTGGTGGAGGAAGTTTTAATTCTATACTGTCCAAAGAACTCAGGGTAAAGCGTGGTTATACCTACAATGCCAGCAGTAGTATCAGCTCTATGCTTTCACGCGGTGTATTCAGCTTAAGTTATGCCACTCAACAAGAACAGCTTATCGACAGCATTGATGTCGCGCATCAAAGTTTAGTGAATTTTTTAAAGCAGCCCATTACTCAGAATCAACTGAATGAAAATAAGGAAGGGATGCTACGCGCATTTCCGATGACCTTGAGCAGCAATGCCAATATTAATGCACAAATTGCCTCGATCGGATTTTATGGTTTAGCGTCAGACTATTTAAATCAGTATCAGCAACAAATCGAACGCTTAACTACCACTGATATTGAACGCGCACTAAAGAAACATTTACATGCAGATCAGTTAACTGTAGTGATCGTATCCCAGGAATTGGATAAAGCTTTGCTTAAAAATATTCTAAAGCACAACTTGGTTTCAAATACTCAAGAAGAAAAGAAGCTCAAATAG
- the recR gene encoding recombination mediator RecR, giving the protein MFSDRFDQLVQALRILPSVGPKSAQRMALHLIMKNKQGAIGLAQALNEATSYIHECSVCHSLTEAEVCNICLSHDRDASLLCVVESPADVMAIEQSGSFRGKYHVLGGHLSPLDGIGPEEVGIPFLIQRLSQGEVQEVVLATNATVEGQATAHYLVEATRHLPIRMTRIAQGVPQGGELEYVDSHTLSQAVHNRMQMK; this is encoded by the coding sequence GTGTTTAGTGATCGATTTGATCAACTGGTGCAAGCCTTAAGAATTTTGCCAAGCGTTGGGCCAAAATCGGCTCAACGTATGGCATTGCATTTGATTATGAAAAATAAGCAAGGTGCAATTGGCTTGGCACAAGCCTTAAATGAGGCGACGTCTTATATTCATGAATGTAGTGTGTGTCACTCTCTGACTGAAGCAGAAGTTTGTAATATTTGCTTATCGCATGATCGAGATGCTTCACTGCTCTGTGTCGTCGAATCACCAGCGGATGTGATGGCGATTGAACAAAGCGGTAGTTTTCGCGGTAAATATCATGTTTTAGGCGGGCATTTGTCACCTTTGGACGGGATTGGTCCTGAAGAGGTTGGTATTCCATTTTTGATTCAGCGCCTGTCACAAGGTGAGGTTCAAGAAGTGGTCCTTGCCACCAATGCCACTGTAGAAGGTCAGGCGACTGCACACTATCTGGTTGAAGCAACACGACATTTGCCTATTCGCATGACGCGCATTGCACAAGGCGTGCCTCAAGGCGGCGAACTTGAATATGTCGATAGTCATACCTTAAGTCAGGCAGTCCATAATCGCATGCAAATGAAATAA
- a CDS encoding CBS domain-containing protein codes for MTTVAQVLQNKNNIEISTIQPEATVLEAITLMASKGIGAVVVVKDTQVVGILSERDYTRKIALMQRTSDHTTVAEIMTGTVLSVSRTNTVDECLNLMTDRHIRHLPVIENDQLVGLVSIGDLVKATMEDQKVLIDQLQQYISG; via the coding sequence ATGACGACCGTAGCTCAAGTACTTCAAAATAAAAATAATATTGAAATTTCAACCATTCAACCTGAAGCGACCGTGCTTGAAGCGATTACGCTTATGGCCAGTAAAGGCATTGGCGCAGTGGTGGTTGTGAAGGATACTCAGGTAGTCGGCATACTTTCAGAGCGTGATTACACCCGTAAAATTGCACTCATGCAACGTACTTCAGATCACACCACTGTCGCTGAAATTATGACGGGTACAGTATTATCCGTAAGTCGCACGAATACAGTAGATGAATGTTTAAATCTGATGACTGACCGTCATATTCGCCATTTACCTGTGATTGAAAATGATCAACTGGTTGGACTGGTTTCTATTGGCGATTTAGTGAAAGCGACCATGGAAGATCAAAAAGTATTAATTGATCAGCTGCAACAGTATATTTCTGGTTAA
- a CDS encoding AAA family ATPase, translating to MSSDAQQFSGTDQYIATDSLKLAVKAARALQKPLLVKGEPGTGKTLLAEQVAQSLGLKLITWHIKSTTKAQQGLYEYDAVSRLRDSQLGDERVYDIKNYIKPGKLWEAFTSEERCVLLIDEIDKADIEFPNDLLHELDKMSFFVYETGETITATQRPIVIITSNNEKELPDAFLRRCFFHYIEFPDEATMREIIAVHFPQISSSLVSEALQVFFKLRVVPGLKKPPSTSELIDWLSLLMADDMPEDVLRHHDKSKAIPPLYGALIKNEQDVQLLERLAFMTRR from the coding sequence ATGTCATCAGATGCTCAACAATTTTCGGGTACAGATCAGTACATTGCAACAGATAGTTTAAAACTCGCTGTAAAAGCAGCCCGAGCATTACAAAAACCACTTTTGGTCAAAGGTGAGCCGGGTACAGGTAAAACTTTATTGGCTGAACAAGTGGCTCAAAGTCTGGGCTTAAAATTGATCACTTGGCACATTAAGTCGACCACAAAAGCCCAACAAGGCTTGTATGAGTATGACGCCGTGTCACGTTTACGTGATAGCCAGTTGGGCGATGAGCGGGTCTATGACATCAAAAATTATATTAAGCCGGGTAAACTCTGGGAAGCATTCACCAGTGAAGAGCGCTGTGTGTTATTGATTGATGAGATTGATAAGGCAGATATTGAATTTCCAAATGACTTATTGCATGAACTGGATAAAATGTCATTTTTCGTCTATGAAACAGGCGAAACCATTACAGCGACTCAGCGTCCCATTGTGATTATTACCTCAAACAATGAAAAAGAGTTACCCGATGCATTTTTGCGTCGCTGTTTCTTTCATTATATTGAATTTCCAGATGAAGCGACCATGCGTGAGATTATTGCAGTCCATTTCCCGCAAATTTCCTCGTCCTTAGTCAGTGAAGCCCTGCAAGTATTCTTTAAGTTGCGTGTGGTACCGGGCTTAAAAAAACCACCATCAACCTCAGAGCTGATTGATTGGTTGAGTTTACTTATGGCAGACGATATGCCAGAAGATGTATTACGCCATCATGATAAATCGAAAGCGATTCCACCGCTGTATGGTGCGCTGATTAAAAATGAACAAGATGTACAATTGCTTGAACGTCTTGCCTTTATGACACGTCGATAG
- a CDS encoding YcgL domain-containing protein, producing the protein MWCEIYKSSKKDEMYLYVARVHSSDDQEPTDPLAILSDAMKSAFGRATFVMSLELYEEKKLARANVIHVMDSIQNNGYYLQLPPEGLINPNAVEPEGLRGA; encoded by the coding sequence ATGTGGTGTGAAATCTATAAATCGAGCAAAAAAGACGAAATGTATCTTTACGTTGCTCGTGTCCATTCTTCAGATGATCAAGAACCGACAGATCCGTTGGCTATATTGTCAGATGCGATGAAAAGTGCGTTCGGACGTGCGACCTTTGTCATGTCACTTGAGTTATATGAAGAAAAGAAATTAGCACGTGCTAACGTGATACATGTTATGGATTCAATCCAAAACAATGGATATTACTTGCAACTTCCACCCGAGGGTTTAATTAACCCGAATGCTGTAGAACCAGAGGGGTTACGCGGTGCGTGA
- a CDS encoding YbaB/EbfC family nucleoid-associated protein, whose product MNINMLMQQAQRMQKDMEVNVKKAKEELAQTEVHAEAGGGLVKVTMTCRNVVKRIEISPELLQDDPDMIEDLIAAAMNDAARQAEAVSEEKMKVANSGMGLPPGLAGMF is encoded by the coding sequence ATGAACATTAATATGCTCATGCAACAAGCACAGCGTATGCAAAAAGATATGGAAGTGAACGTTAAGAAAGCGAAAGAAGAGCTTGCGCAAACTGAAGTTCATGCAGAAGCGGGTGGTGGGTTGGTTAAAGTGACCATGACTTGCCGTAATGTGGTTAAACGCATCGAAATTAGCCCAGAGCTTTTGCAAGATGATCCAGATATGATCGAAGACTTGATCGCAGCGGCAATGAATGATGCTGCACGTCAAGCTGAAGCTGTTTCTGAAGAGAAAATGAAAGTTGCAAACTCAGGTATGGGCTTACCACCAGGTCTTGCAGGAATGTTCTAA
- a CDS encoding DUF2750 domain-containing protein, whose amino-acid sequence MKTYIKLQPATKDFIFKISVLKTMMYCGVLWGLYHPEHQGWAIKSEHSENIFPFWMNSFQAIQYAKVHWPNYVPKKITPQDFELSLLPTLMRLQVSPALFNQKNRRFKLSTAQMKHLFFGYKIEIALAS is encoded by the coding sequence ATGAAAACATATATTAAATTACAACCCGCAACTAAAGATTTCATTTTCAAGATCTCAGTGCTAAAAACTATGATGTACTGTGGCGTACTTTGGGGTTTATATCATCCTGAACATCAAGGTTGGGCGATCAAATCTGAACATTCAGAAAACATTTTCCCCTTTTGGATGAATTCTTTCCAAGCTATTCAATATGCGAAAGTTCATTGGCCCAACTATGTGCCAAAAAAAATCACACCTCAAGATTTTGAACTCTCCTTACTTCCAACATTGATGCGCTTACAGGTTTCACCTGCACTATTTAATCAAAAGAATCGTCGTTTTAAGCTGTCTACGGCACAAATGAAGCATTTATTTTTTGGTTATAAAATAGAAATAGCCCTCGCTTCTTGA
- a CDS encoding M16 family metallopeptidase, with amino-acid sequence MGLLLMTALSTSLWAENQTKLARNTVETTLKNGLKVIIREDHRAPIVMTQIWYAVGSSDESGSLWGISHVLEHMMFKGTAKVPDNEFTRLSRLYGGSFNAFTSTNYTQYYQLYPKKYFPLALELEADRMQNLRLRQQDFEPEIKVVMEERRERTEDNPRNLAFERFKWIAYPTSHYRQPIIGLMKNLQNIQLNDLKRWYETWYSPNNATLVIVGDVNAETALKQVEKYFAQIPQKATPERNDVLEFERLGYRQMEMNSAVQVPNLYMAWNVKSLKTAKNPQDAYALTIIQSLLDGGISSRLQDRLVRDRKQLTSISVSYDPYNRGDSLFTISALPAEGVSLTQAQSIIQSELDLFKTELIQQEELNGVKANFVSNWIYSQDDIIGQARMIGLLQVNDLDYRMIDQLAEHYEKVTPQDIQRIANMFFVRDNLSVLHLMPETHI; translated from the coding sequence ATGGGTTTGCTGCTCATGACTGCATTGAGTACGTCACTTTGGGCAGAAAATCAAACTAAACTTGCGCGTAACACCGTTGAAACCACACTAAAAAATGGTTTAAAAGTGATTATTCGAGAAGATCACCGTGCACCCATTGTCATGACTCAAATTTGGTATGCTGTTGGCAGTAGCGATGAATCTGGGTCGCTTTGGGGCATATCGCATGTACTTGAACACATGATGTTTAAAGGCACGGCCAAAGTCCCTGATAACGAATTTACCCGATTAAGCCGTTTGTACGGCGGAAGCTTTAATGCATTTACCTCTACAAATTACACGCAGTATTATCAGCTTTATCCAAAAAAATATTTTCCACTGGCTTTAGAGCTTGAAGCGGATCGCATGCAAAATTTGCGACTTCGCCAACAAGACTTTGAGCCAGAAATTAAAGTGGTCATGGAAGAACGTCGAGAGCGCACAGAAGACAATCCACGAAATTTAGCTTTTGAGCGTTTTAAATGGATTGCCTACCCCACCAGTCATTATCGTCAACCCATTATTGGACTGATGAAAAATCTGCAAAATATTCAATTGAATGATTTAAAACGTTGGTATGAAACTTGGTATAGCCCGAACAATGCCACCTTAGTAATTGTGGGTGATGTCAATGCGGAAACGGCCTTAAAACAAGTTGAAAAATATTTTGCGCAGATTCCCCAAAAAGCCACACCCGAACGCAATGATGTATTGGAGTTTGAACGTTTAGGCTACCGTCAGATGGAGATGAATTCTGCGGTACAAGTGCCCAACTTATATATGGCGTGGAATGTAAAATCGCTTAAAACTGCTAAAAATCCGCAAGATGCCTATGCACTGACCATCATTCAAAGTCTACTCGATGGCGGTATTTCTTCAAGGTTACAAGATCGTCTAGTCCGTGATCGTAAACAGCTCACCTCGATTAGTGTCAGTTATGATCCTTATAATCGCGGTGATAGTCTATTTACTATTTCCGCCCTACCCGCAGAAGGGGTCAGTTTGACTCAAGCACAGAGCATCATTCAAAGCGAACTCGATTTATTCAAAACCGAGTTGATTCAGCAAGAAGAATTAAATGGCGTAAAAGCCAACTTCGTGTCCAATTGGATTTATAGCCAAGATGACATTATTGGACAAGCAAGAATGATTGGCTTACTTCAAGTGAATGACTTGGATTATCGTATGATTGACCAACTGGCTGAACATTACGAAAAGGTCACACCACAAGATATTCAGCGCATTGCCAATATGTTTTTTGTCCGTGACAATTTAAGTGTGTTGCACTTAATGCCAGAAACCCACATATAG
- a CDS encoding ribonuclease D, which translates to MFQFISQQSELDGVLALMSQATVYGLDTEFIKVDTFWPKLGVLQINVNNQVFLLDGTSLDLTAFWQKIFKAEQNIFHACGEDIDLIYHYSDQAHLNNVFDTQVAMSFLGHGLQVSYQNALKQMLDIEIDKGQTRSDWLARPLSLEQKNYAANDVLYIMQLSDKLQAELNSKQLYDYVLEDCSNLTLEIATDTPKEKLYAEVGNYRHSRKQLMQLQLLSVWREEMVKALNQPRSFVLKNATMIDLVEQNPKNTFQLSQVKYIRPNVVREFGKTILDIMQTLPAPEAWPLRIARPIRHSSKDVTQTVDDLIEQAALDIQIPKEVMMRKKWLSALYQHVVFRGDEQDLPPYLLGWRYNVLTQPLIQLLHQDADYLSAQMKVAE; encoded by the coding sequence ATGTTCCAATTTATTAGTCAACAAAGTGAATTAGATGGTGTACTGGCTTTGATGAGTCAAGCCACGGTATATGGTTTAGACACAGAATTTATAAAGGTGGATACGTTTTGGCCTAAGCTGGGTGTGTTGCAAATTAATGTGAATAATCAAGTTTTTTTACTCGATGGCACATCACTTGATTTAACCGCTTTCTGGCAAAAAATTTTTAAAGCCGAACAAAATATTTTCCACGCTTGCGGTGAAGACATTGATCTGATTTATCATTATTCAGATCAAGCACATTTGAATAACGTGTTTGACACTCAAGTGGCGATGTCATTTTTAGGGCATGGACTTCAAGTCAGTTATCAAAATGCGCTCAAGCAAATGCTAGATATTGAGATTGATAAAGGGCAAACGCGCTCGGATTGGTTAGCACGACCATTAAGTCTAGAACAAAAAAATTATGCTGCAAATGATGTGCTTTATATTATGCAGCTCTCAGATAAGCTTCAGGCAGAATTGAATAGCAAACAATTGTATGACTATGTGCTTGAAGACTGCTCAAATTTAACCTTAGAAATCGCAACCGATACGCCTAAAGAAAAGCTCTATGCAGAAGTAGGGAATTATCGACATTCACGAAAACAGTTAATGCAATTGCAACTGCTCAGTGTCTGGCGCGAAGAAATGGTCAAAGCACTCAATCAGCCACGGAGTTTTGTTCTTAAAAATGCCACCATGATTGATTTGGTTGAACAAAATCCAAAAAATACTTTTCAATTGTCGCAAGTCAAATATATTCGTCCTAATGTGGTGCGTGAATTTGGTAAAACCATTTTAGACATTATGCAGACTTTACCTGCACCTGAGGCGTGGCCGCTACGTATTGCACGTCCAATTCGTCATTCATCTAAAGATGTTACGCAAACGGTGGACGACTTGATTGAACAGGCGGCACTGGATATTCAGATTCCCAAAGAAGTGATGATGCGTAAAAAATGGCTCAGCGCATTGTATCAACATGTGGTTTTTCGCGGCGATGAACAAGATTTACCGCCGTATTTGCTGGGATGGCGATACAATGTATTGACCCAACCGCTGATTCAGCTTTTGCATCAGGATGCTGATTATTTGAGTGCGCAAATGAAAGTGGCTGAATAA
- a CDS encoding vWA domain-containing protein: protein MFVRLFFTLRKYGIPVTTRELIDLNQAVAQGLVFADQDQFYQLVKTVMVKDERYFDKYDRAMKDYFEGIQTFDIDDLLNKMNHLPKDWFDLELLEKHLTPEQREELKKAGSLEELMKMLEERLREQHKKHQGGNRMIGTGGTSPFGAFGDHPEGVRIGGPGRKKSAVKVWEQRKYQNLDDEQILGTRQMQLALRRLRKFARQGAAEELDINLTIRETAKQGILDVQLVPERRNRVKVLMLFDVGGSMDAYIAQCEKLFSAAKTEFKTLEYFYFHNCLYDYVWKDNSRRSSTKMNTQDLFNTYAKDYRVIVVGDASMAPYELRSAGGSVEYMNEEAGEVWLKRLRNHYEKTAWLNPESQNYWNYTQTIGLIKQLFDDHMYPMSLKGIEDMTKYLAR from the coding sequence ATGTTCGTAAGACTATTTTTTACCTTGCGAAAATACGGGATACCCGTGACCACACGTGAGTTAATTGATTTAAATCAGGCCGTTGCCCAAGGCTTGGTGTTTGCAGATCAAGATCAGTTCTATCAACTGGTCAAAACGGTCATGGTTAAAGACGAACGATACTTTGATAAATATGACCGTGCAATGAAAGACTATTTTGAAGGAATTCAGACCTTTGATATCGATGATTTGCTGAATAAGATGAATCATTTACCCAAAGATTGGTTTGATTTAGAGCTGTTGGAAAAGCATTTAACCCCTGAGCAGCGTGAAGAATTAAAAAAAGCAGGCTCGCTTGAAGAGCTCATGAAAATGCTCGAAGAGCGTTTGCGTGAACAGCACAAGAAGCATCAAGGCGGCAATCGCATGATTGGCACAGGAGGAACCTCTCCTTTTGGTGCTTTTGGTGATCACCCTGAAGGGGTGCGTATTGGTGGGCCGGGTCGTAAAAAATCGGCAGTCAAAGTCTGGGAACAACGTAAGTATCAAAACTTAGATGATGAGCAGATATTAGGGACGCGCCAAATGCAATTGGCGTTGCGCCGTTTGCGTAAATTTGCACGCCAAGGCGCCGCCGAAGAGTTGGATATCAATCTCACCATTCGCGAAACAGCCAAGCAAGGCATACTGGATGTGCAGCTGGTGCCTGAGCGTCGTAACCGCGTGAAAGTACTGATGCTGTTTGATGTGGGTGGTTCTATGGATGCCTATATTGCGCAGTGTGAAAAACTCTTTAGTGCAGCCAAAACAGAATTTAAGACTTTAGAATATTTCTATTTCCATAATTGTCTTTATGATTATGTGTGGAAGGACAACAGTCGTCGCTCATCGACCAAAATGAATACCCAAGATTTGTTCAATACCTATGCTAAAGATTACCGTGTGATTGTGGTGGGAGATGCCAGTATGGCACCCTATGAGCTACGTTCAGCGGGTGGATCTGTCGAATATATGAATGAAGAAGCAGGTGAGGTTTGGCTTAAGCGCTTGCGAAATCATTATGAAAAAACAGCTTGGTTAAATCCTGAGTCTCAAAACTATTGGAATTACACCCAAACCATTGGTTTAATTAAACAGCTTTTTGATGATCATATGTATCCAATGAGTCTCAAAGGCATAGAAGATATGACCAAATATTTAGCTCGCTAA
- the ftsY gene encoding signal recognition particle-docking protein FtsY — MQEQQNKFLIDADIGDDDVTLPSLPAVDVPIVENNKVDTAVSPAVTSAVVEESSSKGGFFSRMKEGLSKSRKNLADGMVNILIGGKEIDDELLEEVEEQLLVADIGVEATKTIITNLTERTARGDLIYSHSLYKALQEELVALLAPRVKALHIDPNKKPFVILVVGVNGVGKTTTIGKLAKRLQGEGKSVMLAAGDTFRAAATEQLEIWGERNNIPVVSQGNGADSASVIYDAFESARAKGVDVLIADTAGRLHNKGHLMQELSKVKRVMQKIDATAPHEVMLVVDAGTGQNAINQVEMFDQAVGLTGLTITKLDGTAKGGVLFNIASRTHVPIRFIGVGEKIDDLRPFSAKSFVAALFETDQ, encoded by the coding sequence ATGCAAGAACAGCAAAATAAATTCTTGATAGATGCGGATATCGGTGATGACGATGTCACATTACCTAGTTTACCCGCCGTAGATGTGCCTATTGTTGAAAATAATAAAGTTGATACCGCTGTTTCGCCAGCCGTGACTTCAGCTGTCGTAGAAGAAAGCAGCAGTAAAGGTGGCTTTTTTAGCCGCATGAAAGAAGGTTTAAGTAAATCACGCAAGAACTTAGCCGATGGCATGGTCAACATTCTCATCGGTGGTAAGGAGATTGATGATGAATTACTTGAAGAAGTAGAAGAGCAGCTTTTAGTTGCAGACATTGGTGTGGAAGCCACCAAAACCATTATTACCAATTTAACTGAGCGTACTGCGCGTGGTGATTTGATTTACTCTCATTCACTTTATAAAGCCCTACAAGAAGAATTGGTGGCATTACTTGCGCCTCGTGTTAAAGCCTTACACATTGACCCCAATAAAAAACCCTTTGTGATTTTGGTGGTGGGTGTGAATGGTGTGGGTAAAACCACCACCATTGGTAAATTGGCGAAGCGCCTGCAAGGTGAAGGAAAGTCAGTGATGCTAGCTGCGGGAGATACTTTCCGTGCAGCGGCGACTGAACAGCTGGAAATTTGGGGTGAACGTAATAATATTCCAGTGGTGTCGCAAGGCAATGGTGCGGACAGCGCGTCTGTGATTTACGATGCATTTGAAAGTGCACGTGCCAAAGGGGTTGATGTACTCATCGCAGATACAGCAGGGCGTTTGCATAACAAAGGTCATTTGATGCAAGAGCTGTCTAAAGTAAAGCGTGTCATGCAAAAAATTGATGCGACTGCACCGCATGAAGTGATGTTAGTGGTTGATGCAGGCACAGGTCAAAATGCAATCAATCAAGTTGAAATGTTTGATCAAGCAGTAGGACTGACAGGTTTGACCATTACCAAACTTGATGGTACTGCCAAAGGCGGTGTATTGTTCAATATTGCCAGCCGTACTCATGTACCCATTCGCTTTATTGGCGTGGGTGAAAAGATTGACGACTTACGCCCATTTTCCGCTAAATCTTTCGTTGCCGCACTGTTTGAAACTGATCAATAG
- a CDS encoding O-succinylhomoserine sulfhydrylase: MSQQDDIEYQLDTLALRTGHTRSFEGEHAEPIFLTSSFVYANAAEAAAKFSGQASGNIYSRFTNPTVAMFEKRLAAMEGAERAVATSTGMAAIMAVAMSFLKMGDHVICSRAVFGSTVALFEKYISKFGVAVDFVDLTDVDAWKKAVRPETKLLFVESPSNPLSEIADIRALADIAHANNALLAIDNSFCTPVLQQPLTLGADLVVYSATKYLDGQGRALGGAVVGNAQLLEDVFGYVRTTGPSMSPFNAWVFLKGLETLRIRMKAHSESAQTVAEWLQKHDKVEDVYFAGLSDHVGHELAKRQQTGFSGIVSFVAKGGREGAWKVIDNTQFISITGNLGDAKSTITHPATTTHGKLSDDAKKAAGISEGLIRLSVGLEDADDIIADIQRGLDLI; encoded by the coding sequence ATGAGCCAACAAGACGACATCGAATATCAACTTGATACATTAGCACTTCGTACAGGTCATACACGTAGTTTTGAGGGTGAGCATGCAGAGCCTATTTTTCTCACTTCTTCTTTCGTTTATGCTAATGCTGCTGAAGCTGCTGCTAAATTTTCAGGTCAAGCATCTGGAAATATCTATTCGCGCTTTACCAATCCGACGGTTGCAATGTTCGAAAAACGCTTGGCTGCAATGGAAGGCGCGGAGCGAGCAGTCGCAACCAGTACTGGTATGGCTGCGATTATGGCGGTTGCGATGTCGTTTTTAAAAATGGGTGATCACGTGATTTGTTCACGTGCGGTGTTTGGTTCAACCGTTGCCTTATTTGAAAAATATATATCCAAGTTTGGTGTCGCGGTTGATTTTGTCGATTTAACCGATGTAGACGCTTGGAAAAAAGCGGTGCGTCCTGAAACCAAATTACTTTTTGTAGAATCACCGTCAAACCCACTGTCTGAAATTGCAGATATTCGTGCATTGGCGGATATTGCACACGCCAATAACGCACTACTTGCGATTGACAACAGTTTTTGTACACCAGTCTTACAGCAGCCATTAACATTGGGTGCAGATCTTGTGGTGTATTCTGCAACTAAATATTTAGATGGTCAGGGCCGTGCCTTAGGTGGTGCAGTGGTGGGCAATGCACAATTGCTTGAAGACGTATTTGGATATGTACGTACCACAGGTCCATCTATGAGTCCCTTCAATGCTTGGGTGTTCTTGAAAGGACTAGAGACCTTACGCATTCGCATGAAAGCCCACTCAGAAAGTGCGCAGACGGTGGCAGAGTGGTTACAAAAACACGATAAAGTTGAAGATGTGTATTTTGCAGGTTTAAGCGATCATGTGGGTCATGAACTGGCGAAACGTCAGCAGACAGGCTTCAGTGGTATTGTCTCTTTTGTTGCAAAAGGTGGCCGTGAAGGCGCATGGAAAGTCATCGACAATACGCAATTCATCTCGATTACTGGGAATCTGGGCGATGCAAAATCGACCATTACTCATCCCGCGACCACAACACATGGTAAATTATCGGATGATGCCAAGAAAGCTGCAGGAATTTCTGAAGGTTTAATACGTTTATCTGTTGGTTTAGAAGATGCAGATGATATCATTGCAGATATTCAGCGTGGTTTAGACTTGATCTAA